A genomic stretch from Hydrogenispora ethanolica includes:
- a CDS encoding FeoA family protein, which translates to MTDRLKDLSPGDVAEVVGYEGADPAYRSKLLAMGLTKGIEVKLLKIAPLGDPVEVMVRGYNLSLRKAEADILKIRRKS; encoded by the coding sequence ATGACCGATCGATTGAAAGATCTGAGTCCGGGGGATGTTGCCGAGGTCGTGGGCTATGAAGGGGCGGACCCGGCGTACCGCAGCAAGCTGCTGGCGATGGGATTGACCAAAGGGATCGAGGTTAAGCTGCTTAAAATCGCGCCGCTGGGCGATCCGGTGGAAGTCATGGTCCGCGGGTATAACTTATCGTTGCGCAAAGCGGAAGCCGATATTCTGAAGATACGGAGGAAAAGCTAA
- a CDS encoding FeoA family protein codes for MAMFFGALKNRSLLRKDSGGTENSTGPCTLCDLRSGDCGTVQRLEGGEDFRCKMMALGIVPGKTVTVTRGEKHQPYVLRVDDSRVMVDWGTLGRIHVNSGAATARGRGI; via the coding sequence ATGGCGATGTTCTTTGGAGCCTTAAAAAACCGGAGTTTGCTTCGGAAGGATAGCGGCGGAACCGAAAACAGCACCGGACCGTGCACCCTGTGCGATTTGCGTTCGGGAGACTGCGGCACGGTGCAGCGCTTGGAGGGCGGCGAAGACTTCCGATGTAAAATGATGGCTTTGGGGATCGTTCCGGGAAAGACGGTTACCGTGACCCGGGGCGAAAAACACCAGCCGTATGTGCTTCGCGTCGACGACAGCCGGGTGATGGTGGACTGGGGAACATTGGGCCGGATTCACGTCAATTCCGGCGCGGCCACGGCACGGGGAAGGGGGATTTAA
- a CDS encoding metal-dependent transcriptional regulator, translating into MDSTPISPSLEDYLEEILDLKAENGTIRVTDLAEKLQVAKSSVNQAVAKLVDLKLLVHERYGPLELTELGEAKARKVRERHEILKRFFSDILRVDPKTAEKDACSIEHYISPVTMEKLVDYLTGLIQSGPGKGGGTGEKE; encoded by the coding sequence TTGGATTCAACTCCGATCTCTCCATCCTTGGAAGATTACTTGGAAGAGATTCTGGATCTGAAGGCGGAGAATGGAACGATCCGGGTGACCGATCTGGCCGAAAAACTGCAGGTGGCCAAGTCCAGCGTCAACCAGGCCGTGGCGAAGCTGGTCGATCTGAAGCTTTTGGTACACGAACGGTACGGTCCGCTGGAACTGACCGAGCTGGGCGAGGCCAAAGCCAGGAAAGTCCGGGAGCGGCACGAGATATTAAAGAGGTTTTTCAGCGATATCCTGCGGGTCGATCCCAAGACCGCCGAAAAGGACGCCTGCAGCATCGAACATTATATTAGCCCGGTTACCATGGAAAAACTGGTGGATTATCTCACCGGCCTGATACAGTCGGGACCCGGTAAAGGCGGGGGTACCGGCGAGAAGGAATGA
- a CDS encoding undecaprenyl-diphosphate phosphatase translates to MSEIIKAVILGIVEGLTEFLPVSSTGHLIVVNEFINFTGPFAKLFDIVIQLGAILAVVVYFWKRLNPFNRRQTALERSATWDIWKKTLVGVAPALLVGAAFGKRIEAHLFNPTVVALTLLLGGLVLILVEGRARHSRISSIGRMNYSTALAIGFIQCLAMIPGTSRSAATIIGAILLGASRTVAAEFSFFLAVPTLLAASAYSLLKTDLVLSGPQIQALLTGFIISFGVAWLVIAGFLQYVAKRDFKLFGYYRIFFGVFLLVHFLR, encoded by the coding sequence GTGAGCGAGATCATCAAAGCCGTTATTTTAGGAATTGTCGAGGGTCTGACCGAATTTTTGCCGGTCTCCTCCACCGGGCACCTGATCGTCGTCAATGAGTTTATCAATTTTACCGGCCCCTTCGCCAAACTGTTCGATATCGTCATTCAGCTGGGCGCCATTCTGGCGGTAGTCGTTTATTTCTGGAAGCGGCTCAATCCATTCAACCGCCGCCAGACTGCCCTGGAGCGCAGCGCGACCTGGGATATCTGGAAAAAGACCCTGGTGGGCGTGGCCCCGGCTTTACTGGTCGGCGCGGCGTTCGGCAAGCGGATCGAGGCCCATCTTTTCAATCCGACCGTGGTCGCTCTGACATTGCTCCTGGGCGGCCTGGTGCTGATTCTGGTCGAAGGGCGCGCCAGACACAGCCGGATCAGCTCCATCGGCCGGATGAATTACTCGACGGCGCTGGCCATCGGCTTCATCCAATGCCTGGCGATGATCCCGGGCACTTCCCGGTCGGCCGCGACTATCATCGGCGCGATCCTGCTCGGCGCCTCGCGGACCGTCGCCGCCGAATTCTCGTTCTTTTTGGCCGTGCCCACCCTGCTGGCGGCCTCGGCTTATTCACTACTCAAGACCGATCTCGTTCTGAGCGGCCCGCAGATCCAGGCATTGCTCACCGGCTTCATCATCTCCTTCGGCGTGGCCTGGCTGGTGATCGCCGGGTTCTTGCAGTACGTCGCCAAACGGGATTTCAAACTCTTCGGTTATTACCGGATCTTTTTCGGCGTCTTTTTGCTGGTCCACTTCTTACGCTAA
- a CDS encoding iron-containing alcohol dehydrogenase has translation MELRARAAQLLKEFKGDDYRFGLHILEQVGELAAGFGKTALVIANQRFLKPVADRVVASLEQHHVTLAGGKIVPDAGPNCPREDVYRIESYILHYRPDCLIVLGGGSSIDAAKAANVLASLGEFSPEIDSYFGTGLVSEALRRTGKRLYPLIAVETAASSGAHLTKYSNVTDPVAGQKKLIVDPAIIPAKAVFDYAVTETMPVGLTIDGALDGIAHCLEVFFGAAPEKFDAIQEVACLGIELVVRYAKRVMENPHDLEAREALGLATDLGGYAIMIGGTNGAHLTSFSLVDIASHGRACGIMNPYYAVFFAPVVERQLRLVGGIFQRAGFIAAALDSLHGRELGIAVAEGMVAFSRSIQSPTRLSELPGFSDEHIRRALAAAKDPQLEMKLKNMPVALDATLVDEYMEPILTAAKSGDFSLIKNLA, from the coding sequence TTGGAACTTCGAGCAAGAGCAGCCCAATTATTAAAGGAATTCAAAGGAGACGATTACCGGTTCGGGCTTCATATCCTGGAGCAAGTCGGCGAGCTGGCCGCGGGCTTCGGCAAGACGGCCCTGGTCATCGCCAATCAGCGCTTTTTAAAACCGGTGGCCGACCGGGTGGTGGCGTCCCTGGAGCAACACCATGTCACGCTGGCCGGGGGCAAGATCGTGCCCGACGCCGGTCCGAACTGCCCCCGGGAAGATGTTTACCGCATTGAGAGCTACATCCTGCATTACCGGCCGGATTGCCTTATCGTGCTGGGCGGCGGCAGCTCCATCGATGCCGCCAAAGCCGCCAATGTCCTGGCGAGCTTGGGAGAGTTTAGTCCGGAGATTGACAGCTATTTCGGGACCGGATTGGTCAGCGAGGCGCTGCGGCGGACCGGCAAACGGCTTTACCCGCTGATTGCGGTGGAGACCGCCGCCAGTTCCGGCGCGCACCTGACCAAATATTCCAATGTCACCGACCCCGTGGCCGGGCAGAAGAAGCTGATCGTCGATCCGGCGATCATTCCGGCCAAAGCGGTCTTCGACTATGCGGTCACCGAGACCATGCCGGTGGGTCTGACCATCGACGGCGCTTTGGACGGGATCGCCCACTGCCTGGAGGTCTTTTTCGGCGCGGCGCCGGAAAAGTTCGACGCTATTCAGGAAGTGGCCTGCCTCGGCATTGAATTGGTCGTCCGTTACGCCAAGCGGGTGATGGAGAATCCGCATGATCTGGAGGCCAGAGAGGCGCTGGGGCTCGCCACCGATCTCGGCGGTTACGCCATCATGATCGGCGGGACCAACGGCGCGCACCTGACCAGCTTCTCGCTGGTGGACATCGCCAGCCACGGCCGGGCCTGCGGCATCATGAACCCTTATTACGCGGTGTTTTTCGCCCCGGTGGTGGAACGGCAGCTGCGCCTGGTGGGCGGGATCTTCCAGCGGGCCGGCTTTATTGCCGCCGCGCTCGATTCGCTGCACGGACGGGAACTGGGCATCGCCGTCGCCGAAGGCATGGTGGCCTTCAGCCGGAGCATCCAGTCGCCGACCCGCCTGAGCGAATTGCCGGGCTTCAGCGACGAACATATCCGGCGGGCGCTGGCCGCGGCCAAGGATCCGCAGCTGGAGATGAAGCTGAAGAACATGCCGGTCGCCCTGGACGCCACCCTGGTGGACGAGTACATGGAGCCGATCCTGACGGCCGCCAAGAGCGGCGATTTCTCGCTCATCAAGAATCTGGCCTGA
- a CDS encoding ABC transporter permease subunit, giving the protein MNMRNCRSRLAIAGRIAGRGIRAALLGFGLYGVTCAGALLAVLATGVHLGALAENGLLVIANPLNFPFYMVTVLSAMYLAVIAAISISRERERGTLEVLFYGPVDPVSLMIAKFLEPVGIYGLILAMDAVILAGFGSATGFGFPGEAGLAMLLALAPLSCMIALGLLLSALTARIRGSVLALVAILFGLLIIQWGDTVVNGLENLPPALVPAKALLSLAAGLLSWVSPFAYLSRGWAAIETADPGAALLVLAGSLAYTLILLALAVLSLRVKGVRTR; this is encoded by the coding sequence ATGAACATGCGAAATTGCCGCTCCCGGCTAGCCATTGCCGGGCGTATCGCCGGACGGGGCATCCGCGCCGCGCTGCTGGGGTTCGGCCTCTATGGAGTGACCTGCGCCGGAGCCTTGCTGGCGGTGCTGGCCACCGGGGTCCATCTGGGGGCGCTGGCCGAAAACGGTTTATTGGTGATCGCCAACCCCCTTAACTTTCCGTTTTATATGGTGACGGTGTTGAGCGCCATGTATCTGGCGGTGATTGCGGCGATCTCGATCAGCCGTGAACGGGAGCGGGGCACCCTGGAGGTGCTCTTTTACGGACCGGTCGATCCGGTTTCGCTGATGATCGCCAAATTTCTGGAACCGGTCGGCATTTACGGGTTGATCCTGGCCATGGATGCGGTGATCCTGGCGGGATTCGGCAGCGCCACCGGGTTTGGATTTCCGGGCGAAGCCGGGCTGGCCATGTTGTTGGCCCTGGCGCCGCTTTCCTGCATGATCGCCTTGGGCCTTCTGCTGTCGGCGCTGACCGCCAGGATCCGCGGCTCCGTCCTGGCGCTGGTGGCGATCCTGTTTGGGTTGCTGATCATTCAATGGGGGGACACCGTCGTCAACGGTCTGGAGAACCTGCCCCCGGCGCTGGTCCCGGCCAAAGCATTGCTCAGCCTCGCCGCTGGGCTGCTATCCTGGGTTTCCCCTTTCGCCTATCTCAGCCGGGGCTGGGCCGCGATCGAAACCGCGGATCCCGGCGCGGCGCTGCTGGTCCTGGCGGGGTCCCTGGCCTATACGCTAATCCTGCTGGCTTTGGCCGTCCTGAGCTTGAGAGTGAAAGGAGTGAGGACCCGATGA
- a CDS encoding ABC transporter ATP-binding protein, with product MLVTESLCKSYHGKTVVKNLKLHIAPGEIYGFLGPNGAGKSTTIGMILGIIPATAGTVRLFGRTLGEDPIGIKRRIGVVGEVQHCYAEMTGYEYLSFFAGLFGVAERRRRIWELLDRLGLAGDGRLPVGAYSQGMQQKLGIARALVHDPEFLILDEPVSSLDPQGIKGVRDLILEENRRGKTFLVSSHLLSEVEKTCHRIGIMNRGRLLAEDTVDDIRAKLCSGAEIQVELAEELTGIAAALKTLPFVDSVTANGNLLMVGTRSGPDFRADIARFILDRGGLVTRIARRQMSLEEAFVTITENNISLLHDGREER from the coding sequence ATGCTCGTCACCGAGAGTTTGTGCAAGAGCTACCATGGGAAGACGGTCGTGAAGAACCTGAAGCTTCATATCGCCCCGGGAGAGATCTATGGCTTCCTGGGTCCCAACGGCGCCGGAAAGAGCACCACTATCGGCATGATCCTGGGGATCATTCCGGCCACTGCCGGCACCGTCCGGCTCTTCGGCCGGACGCTTGGCGAGGACCCCATCGGGATCAAACGCCGGATCGGGGTAGTCGGCGAGGTCCAGCATTGTTACGCCGAAATGACCGGCTATGAGTATCTGAGTTTTTTTGCGGGCCTGTTCGGCGTCGCGGAGCGGCGCCGCCGCATCTGGGAACTGCTGGACCGGCTCGGCCTGGCGGGCGACGGGCGGTTGCCGGTGGGCGCCTATTCCCAGGGAATGCAACAGAAATTGGGAATCGCGCGGGCGCTGGTCCACGATCCGGAGTTCTTGATCCTCGACGAGCCGGTCTCCTCTCTGGACCCCCAAGGGATCAAAGGGGTGCGCGATCTGATCCTGGAAGAGAACCGGAGGGGCAAGACCTTTCTGGTCTCCTCCCATCTGCTGTCGGAGGTCGAAAAGACCTGCCACCGGATTGGCATTATGAACCGCGGCCGGTTGCTGGCCGAGGATACGGTGGACGACATCCGCGCCAAGCTCTGCAGCGGCGCGGAGATCCAAGTCGAGCTGGCGGAGGAGCTGACTGGTATCGCGGCGGCCTTGAAAACGTTGCCCTTTGTGGACTCCGTGACCGCCAACGGCAACTTATTGATGGTCGGGACCCGGAGCGGACCCGACTTCCGCGCCGACATCGCCAGGTTCATCCTGGACCGCGGCGGCCTGGTCACCCGGATCGCGCGGCGCCAGATGAGCCTGGAGGAAGCCTTTGTAACCATCACCGAGAATAACATCTCACTATTGCACGACGGGCGGGAGGAGCGATGA
- the dapA gene encoding 4-hydroxy-tetrahydrodipicolinate synthase, with amino-acid sequence MNYKPAGIIPPVITPFTKEGAINRPVFRQLLNRLIDAGVHGIFVAGSQGEFYALEREERIQAFEIAVEEVNGRVPVYAGTAAITTAETVRLTQAAEAAGIDAVSIITPFFITPNSQEIYQHYKTVAESTRLPVLLYNNPDRTNVGLSVALIQQLAQIDNIVGIKDSSGDMTMVGEIIRNTGFDFHLLCGRDTMIYAALSYGGSGAVPASANVAPELAVSIYELFQKGDRQGALKAQYRLAPLRIAFGLGSFPVVIKEAMEIMGFDVGTTRAPIGPLTPEKRQTLLGILNELDLIA; translated from the coding sequence ATGAATTATAAACCCGCTGGAATTATTCCACCCGTGATCACCCCCTTCACCAAAGAGGGCGCCATCAACCGGCCGGTCTTCCGGCAGTTGCTCAACCGGCTGATCGACGCCGGGGTGCACGGCATCTTCGTTGCCGGCAGCCAAGGGGAGTTTTATGCTTTGGAGCGGGAGGAACGGATCCAGGCGTTTGAGATCGCGGTGGAGGAAGTGAACGGCCGGGTGCCGGTCTATGCGGGAACCGCCGCCATCACCACCGCCGAGACGGTCCGGCTGACCCAGGCCGCCGAAGCGGCGGGGATCGATGCGGTCTCGATCATCACGCCCTTTTTTATCACGCCGAACAGCCAGGAAATATACCAGCATTACAAGACCGTCGCCGAATCCACCCGGCTGCCGGTATTGCTCTATAATAACCCGGACCGGACCAATGTCGGCCTGTCGGTGGCGCTGATCCAGCAATTGGCGCAGATCGACAATATCGTGGGGATCAAGGACAGCAGCGGCGATATGACCATGGTCGGAGAGATCATCCGGAATACCGGCTTCGACTTCCATTTGCTCTGCGGCAGAGACACCATGATCTATGCGGCGCTGAGCTATGGCGGCAGCGGCGCGGTTCCGGCCTCGGCCAACGTCGCCCCGGAATTGGCGGTCTCCATTTACGAGCTCTTCCAAAAAGGCGATCGCCAGGGCGCGCTGAAAGCCCAGTACCGGTTGGCGCCGCTCAGGATCGCTTTCGGCTTGGGCAGTTTCCCGGTGGTGATCAAGGAGGCCATGGAGATCATGGGCTTCGATGTCGGAACCACCCGCGCGCCCATCGGCCCGCTGACCCCGGAGAAACGCCAAACCTTGCTGGGCATCCTGAACGAGCTGGATCTCATCGCCTGA
- a CDS encoding GntR family transcriptional regulator — protein MKEDDSISNLAFLKTKIPGQVRDAILNTLRRAIITGQLKPGQRITERQLSQIFNISTTPIKEALRILEAEGLIQIFARRGTVVSNFASMKINEIFQIRAALEGVAAAFATQNATDEELEKIRLHWEGLKILLDASSPDLIRANTQFHVMIRAASHNGYLLSLLNRVVAYDLIFRQLNLRSDEERYLGWEEHGRVLQALLNRDAAQADKLLREHIVRSGNRIINHLNEALKQNNQEVTNEIGKLLLNQESQLRELETFFATNYLEDYDNEL, from the coding sequence ATGAAAGAAGATGACTCAATTTCGAATTTAGCTTTTTTGAAAACGAAAATTCCGGGCCAAGTCCGAGACGCGATCCTCAATACGCTCCGGCGGGCGATTATCACGGGCCAACTCAAGCCGGGCCAACGCATTACCGAACGGCAACTGAGCCAGATCTTCAACATCAGCACGACTCCCATCAAAGAAGCGTTGCGGATCTTGGAGGCCGAAGGGTTGATCCAGATCTTCGCCCGCCGCGGGACCGTCGTTTCGAACTTTGCTTCGATGAAGATCAATGAGATATTTCAGATCCGGGCCGCTTTGGAAGGCGTGGCCGCGGCCTTCGCCACTCAAAACGCCACGGACGAGGAGCTGGAAAAGATACGGCTGCATTGGGAGGGGTTGAAGATCCTGCTGGACGCATCCTCGCCGGATCTGATCCGGGCGAACACCCAATTTCATGTCATGATCCGGGCGGCCTCCCACAATGGCTATCTCTTAAGCCTCTTAAACCGGGTGGTCGCCTATGACCTGATCTTCCGGCAGCTGAACTTGCGCTCCGATGAAGAACGGTATCTCGGCTGGGAAGAGCATGGCCGGGTACTCCAGGCATTATTGAACCGGGACGCCGCTCAAGCGGATAAGCTGCTGCGGGAGCATATCGTCCGTTCCGGCAACCGGATCATCAATCATCTCAATGAGGCGCTCAAGCAGAATAACCAGGAGGTCACCAACGAGATCGGCAAGCTCCTGCTGAACCAGGAGAGCCAGCTCCGCGAGTTGGAAACCTTCTTCGCCACTAACTATTTGGAGGACTACGATAATGAATTATAA
- a CDS encoding carbohydrate ABC transporter permease — MNENENYGPARIELKVALNTLVGVVIAFLVLLPFFWMILTSLKTPEQLFKIPFQLFPEKATLQNYVSVWRDYPFVEYFVNSVVVCIVTAVAVVSTSSLAAYGFARFHFKGQSLVEMVVLTTQMIPVIVVVIPMFKIIRNIGLYDTQLGLIISYTSVTLPFCIWMMKSFVENIPKEIDLAAMIDGCTRLQAFWKAVFPLMLPGLVATTVFTFLESWNLYLIPLVLSSEKSIPLTVGIAGLISEHKIDWGQIMAASTVASVPSIILFLIFERYLIANLTAGAVKQ, encoded by the coding sequence ATGAATGAGAACGAAAATTACGGCCCGGCCCGGATTGAGCTCAAAGTGGCCTTGAATACCCTGGTCGGAGTGGTCATCGCCTTTCTGGTGCTGTTGCCGTTCTTCTGGATGATCCTCACTTCGCTGAAGACGCCGGAGCAACTTTTCAAAATCCCTTTTCAACTCTTCCCCGAAAAGGCGACGCTCCAGAACTATGTATCGGTCTGGCGCGACTACCCGTTCGTGGAGTATTTCGTCAATAGCGTGGTGGTCTGCATTGTGACGGCGGTGGCGGTGGTCTCCACCAGCTCGCTGGCTGCCTATGGCTTCGCCCGCTTTCATTTCAAGGGGCAATCGCTGGTGGAGATGGTCGTCCTGACCACCCAGATGATCCCGGTGATCGTGGTGGTGATCCCGATGTTCAAGATCATCCGAAATATCGGGTTGTACGACACTCAGCTCGGCCTGATCATCTCCTATACCAGTGTGACGCTTCCCTTTTGCATCTGGATGATGAAAAGCTTCGTGGAGAATATCCCGAAAGAGATCGACCTGGCGGCGATGATCGACGGCTGCACCCGGCTGCAAGCCTTTTGGAAGGCGGTCTTCCCGCTGATGCTGCCGGGCCTGGTGGCCACCACCGTCTTTACCTTCCTGGAGAGCTGGAATCTGTATTTGATCCCGCTGGTGCTGTCCTCGGAAAAATCGATTCCTCTGACCGTAGGAATTGCCGGGCTGATCAGCGAACATAAGATTGATTGGGGCCAGATCATGGCAGCGTCCACGGTGGCCTCGGTGCCTTCGATTATTCTATTCCTGATTTTCGAGCGCTACCTGATCGCCAACCTCACCGCCGGGGCGGTCAAACAATAG
- a CDS encoding carbohydrate ABC transporter permease has protein sequence MVSRNLEMKGFSFSERMNAFGFIFPALLLLAVVMLYPLLYGIYISFFDTNLLTKFDFVGLGNYLSIFSDQGFWSSIWVTIVFSLGTVLLQLILGMSVASYLNTRIYGRSVFRAVLLIPWMLSMVVGGLLWRWIYNPMYGLLNNFLIGLGLLDQGVAWLGIPDLAMFSVIIAYAWKSFSFSMLMILAGLQSIPKDLCEAAECDGGGRWTVFRHVVLPHIGNIVLITSLLDFFRSFKEFPMIFVMTGGGPGTATNVISNSVRQVAFDQIRFGYSSAMACVMLLLLLISSILLNRMTRSDWR, from the coding sequence TTGGTCAGCCGCAATCTTGAGATGAAGGGCTTCTCTTTTTCGGAACGGATGAACGCGTTCGGATTCATCTTCCCGGCGCTGCTGCTCCTGGCGGTAGTGATGCTTTATCCGCTGCTTTACGGGATCTATATCAGCTTTTTCGATACCAACCTGCTCACCAAGTTCGACTTCGTGGGACTCGGCAATTATCTTTCCATCTTCAGCGACCAGGGGTTTTGGAGCAGCATCTGGGTGACCATCGTTTTTTCGCTGGGCACGGTCCTCCTCCAGCTGATACTGGGGATGAGCGTTGCCAGCTATTTGAATACCAGGATTTACGGCCGCAGCGTGTTCCGGGCCGTGCTGTTGATCCCCTGGATGCTGTCGATGGTCGTCGGCGGCCTGCTGTGGCGCTGGATCTATAACCCGATGTACGGGCTGTTGAATAACTTCCTGATCGGTTTGGGACTGCTGGACCAGGGCGTCGCCTGGCTGGGCATCCCGGACCTGGCCATGTTCTCGGTGATCATCGCCTATGCCTGGAAAAGCTTCTCCTTCAGCATGCTGATGATCCTGGCCGGGTTGCAGTCCATTCCCAAGGACCTCTGCGAAGCGGCGGAATGCGACGGCGGCGGCCGCTGGACAGTCTTTCGCCATGTGGTGCTGCCGCACATCGGCAATATCGTCCTCATCACGTCCTTGCTCGACTTTTTCCGCAGTTTCAAGGAGTTTCCGATGATCTTCGTCATGACCGGGGGCGGACCCGGCACCGCCACCAACGTCATCTCCAATTCCGTGCGGCAGGTGGCGTTCGACCAGATCAGATTCGGCTACAGTTCGGCGATGGCCTGTGTGATGCTCCTCCTGCTCCTGATTTCGAGTATTCTGTTGAACCGGATGACCCGTTCGGACTGGCGTTAA
- a CDS encoding ABC transporter substrate-binding protein, with amino-acid sequence MKAKVCLVLALCLIAALFSVNVFADRTVELKFVNSSVVQAPDKGAMEELVAQFEKENPDIKIVHIGNNPPWAKLLTLVLGGQTPDITQMYPQDIPAARELGVMEDLTPYIKKEGAKFKNSLVPKITASGNFDGKQLVLPFFAMSSAVLYNTEHFKNAGLAAPQTLAELTKASVKLTDGKSRWGMGIVGSKAPKADSAYSRLFPIMRSFGAQVLEQKGGHWSAGFNNAKGVRSIQYLTDLVNKYKVVPPGVTDASYNDVRVGFANGRIAMMMTSNNTVGQAVADNPQIDGKMGAFLFPKAGFAKYASMNGCIYLGILKNSKHKAEAWRFVRFLLRPENQEKFAKITCRLPVTSASLKKDFIQNDPALKVFAQALNYNEDYPPVAENGEIGAALVECLQQAILGKPVKEAVSEAAKKVDSIMEKAKK; translated from the coding sequence ATGAAAGCGAAAGTTTGTTTGGTTCTGGCATTATGCCTGATCGCTGCCTTGTTTTCGGTGAACGTTTTCGCCGATAGAACCGTCGAGTTGAAGTTCGTGAACAGTTCCGTCGTCCAAGCGCCCGACAAGGGGGCCATGGAAGAACTGGTCGCGCAGTTTGAGAAGGAGAACCCGGATATCAAGATTGTCCATATCGGCAACAATCCGCCCTGGGCCAAATTATTGACCCTGGTGCTGGGCGGCCAGACCCCCGACATCACCCAGATGTACCCGCAGGATATTCCGGCTGCCCGTGAATTGGGAGTCATGGAAGATCTGACCCCCTATATCAAAAAAGAAGGCGCCAAATTCAAGAATTCGCTGGTGCCGAAGATCACCGCTTCCGGCAATTTTGACGGAAAGCAGTTGGTGCTGCCCTTTTTCGCCATGTCTTCGGCGGTGCTGTACAATACCGAGCATTTCAAGAACGCCGGACTGGCGGCTCCCCAAACCCTGGCCGAGCTGACCAAGGCCAGCGTCAAACTGACCGACGGCAAAAGCCGTTGGGGAATGGGGATCGTCGGCTCCAAGGCGCCGAAGGCCGACTCGGCCTATAGCCGCCTCTTCCCGATCATGCGCAGTTTCGGCGCCCAGGTCCTAGAACAAAAGGGCGGCCACTGGAGCGCCGGTTTCAACAATGCCAAGGGCGTCCGCTCGATTCAATACTTAACCGATCTGGTCAACAAATATAAAGTGGTGCCTCCCGGAGTGACCGACGCCAGCTACAACGATGTCCGGGTCGGCTTCGCCAACGGCCGGATCGCGATGATGATGACCTCCAACAACACCGTCGGCCAGGCGGTGGCGGACAATCCCCAGATCGACGGCAAGATGGGCGCCTTCCTCTTCCCCAAGGCCGGCTTCGCCAAGTACGCCAGCATGAACGGCTGCATCTACCTGGGAATTTTGAAGAACTCCAAACATAAGGCGGAAGCCTGGCGCTTCGTCCGTTTCCTGCTGCGCCCCGAGAACCAGGAGAAATTCGCCAAGATCACCTGCCGCCTCCCGGTGACCTCCGCCAGTCTGAAAAAGGATTTCATCCAGAATGATCCGGCCCTGAAGGTTTTCGCCCAGGCCTTGAATTACAACGAGGACTATCCGCCGGTGGCCGAGAACGGCGAGATCGGCGCGGCTTTGGTCGAATGCCTGCAACAGGCCATTCTGGGAAAACCGGTCAAGGAAGCGGTCTCTGAGGCTGCCAAGAAGGTCGACTCCATTATGGAAAAAGCCAAGAAATAA